One window of Triticum dicoccoides isolate Atlit2015 ecotype Zavitan chromosome 5A, WEW_v2.0, whole genome shotgun sequence genomic DNA carries:
- the LOC119299209 gene encoding uncharacterized protein LOC119299209 produces the protein MAEADAQTQSNAQSSSPPAEASGEPIRPPQVGAPSAASPTVPLMYPMLVPGMFSQQGMDDQAQGPGIYAIQENQFMGAMGGYAPKTFIPLAYNIPTESVGALAGEEQGQDARQQNGPQRQVVVRRFHFAFQLDLALIIKLAAVVFLFSQEGSKQRLFLLILFASMIYLYQTGAITPFLRWLQRAGGVAARPPQAPANRAPVAAQNDGNDQPPGGNLADPANPDQAAENQEPGAAAGNENQPGAEGEANRRSWLGGILKEVQLVVVGFVASLLPGFQHND, from the exons ATGGCGGAAGCCGACGCCCAAACCCAGAGCAACGCGCAGTCCTCCTCGCCGCCGGCGGAGGCGTCGGGCGAGCCGATCCGGCCGCCCCAG GTAGGCGCTCCAAGTGCTGCTTCTCCCACGGTTCCACTCATGTACCCGATGCTCGTGCCAGGGATGTTCTCCCAGCAGGGTATGGATGATCAGGCTCAGGGTCCAGGGATATATGCCATACAGGAGAATCAGTTCATGGGGGCGATGGGAGGTTACGCTCCAAAGACATTCATACCGCTCGCTTACAATATACCAAC TGAAAGCGTCGGGGCATTGGCTGGTGAAGAGCAAGGACAGGATGCTAGGCAGCAAAATGGCCCTCAAAGACAAGTTGTTGTGAGGAGGTTTCACTTTGCTTTTCAGCTTGACCTGGCTCTGATCATCAAGTTAGCAGCAGTGGTCTTTTTGTTTAGCCAAGAAGGATCAAAACAAAGGCTGTTTCTTCTCATATTGTTTGCGTCCATGATTTACCT ATATCAAACTGGAGCGATTACACCTTTCTTAAGATGGCTCCAGCGGGCAGGAGGTGTGGCCGCTCGTCCGCCACAGGCTCCTGCTAACCGTGCTCCTGTGGCTGCTCAGAATGATGGCAACGATCAACCACCTG GTGGAAACCTCGCAGATCCTGCAAACCCTGACCAAGCCGCGGAGAACCAGGAACCAGGAGCAGCAGCGGGCAACGAGAACCAGCCAGGTGCAGAGGGAGAAGCAAACCGGCGCAGCTGGCTCGGCGGCATCTTGAAAGAGGTCCAGCTGGTCGTTGTAGGGTTCGTCGCGTCGCTTCTTCCTGGTTTTCAGCACAATGACTAG